The proteins below are encoded in one region of Aestuariivirga litoralis:
- the lpdA gene encoding dihydrolipoyl dehydrogenase, giving the protein MADTAFDVIIIGGGPGGYVAAIRAAQLGLKTAVVEREHLGGICLNWGCIPTKALLRSAEIYHYMKHADAYGLSAKDVSFDPSAVVQRSRNVSGRLNMGVGGLLKKNKVQVVWGEAKVSKVGEVTVGTSTKPVMLPQNPPPKGTLGAGVYTAKHIIIATGARPRALPGLEHDGKLVWSYFEAMVPKEMPKSLLVVGSGAIGIEFASFYNSMGVDVTVVEIMDQIMPVEDNEISKIAQKQLEKQGIKFRISAKVASLKKGANNVTATVEAGGKSETITVDRVIAATGVVGNIENLGLEALGVKTEKGCVVIDGYGKTNVAGIYAIGDVAGPPMLAHKAEHEGVICVEKIKGLDAHPMKKEQIPGCTYCHPQVASVGLTEAKAKAAGFEVKVGRFPFLANGKAIALGEDQGLVKTVFDAKTGRLLGAHMVGAEVTELIQGFVIAMGLETTEEELMHTVFPHPTLSEMMHESVLDAYGRVIHM; this is encoded by the coding sequence ATGGCCGACACAGCATTTGACGTGATCATTATTGGCGGCGGGCCGGGCGGCTATGTGGCCGCGATCCGTGCGGCACAGCTGGGCCTGAAGACCGCCGTAGTTGAGCGTGAACATCTGGGCGGCATCTGCCTGAACTGGGGCTGCATTCCGACCAAGGCGCTGCTGCGCTCGGCTGAAATCTATCATTACATGAAACATGCTGACGCCTACGGGCTCTCCGCCAAGGATGTGTCGTTTGATCCGTCTGCCGTGGTGCAGCGTTCGCGCAATGTGTCGGGCCGCCTCAATATGGGCGTGGGTGGATTGCTCAAGAAGAACAAGGTGCAGGTGGTCTGGGGTGAAGCCAAGGTTTCCAAGGTGGGCGAAGTGACCGTGGGCACCAGCACCAAGCCGGTGATGTTGCCGCAGAACCCGCCGCCCAAGGGCACTCTGGGGGCAGGGGTCTATACCGCCAAGCACATCATCATTGCTACCGGCGCGCGTCCGCGTGCGCTGCCCGGGCTGGAGCATGATGGCAAGCTGGTGTGGTCCTACTTCGAAGCCATGGTGCCGAAGGAGATGCCGAAGTCTCTGCTGGTCGTCGGCTCTGGCGCCATCGGCATTGAATTCGCGTCCTTCTACAATTCGATGGGCGTGGATGTGACAGTGGTCGAGATCATGGATCAGATCATGCCGGTCGAAGATAACGAGATCAGCAAGATTGCGCAGAAGCAGCTGGAAAAGCAGGGCATCAAGTTCCGCATTTCCGCCAAGGTGGCCAGCCTGAAGAAGGGCGCCAACAACGTCACCGCCACGGTTGAAGCCGGCGGCAAGAGCGAGACGATCACGGTTGACCGGGTGATTGCCGCCACGGGCGTGGTCGGCAATATCGAAAATCTGGGTCTCGAAGCGCTCGGTGTGAAAACCGAGAAGGGCTGCGTGGTGATTGATGGCTACGGCAAGACCAATGTGGCCGGCATCTATGCGATTGGCGATGTGGCCGGTCCGCCGATGCTGGCCCACAAGGCCGAACATGAGGGCGTGATCTGCGTCGAAAAGATCAAGGGCCTTGATGCGCATCCGATGAAGAAAGAGCAAATTCCCGGCTGCACCTATTGCCACCCGCAGGTGGCCTCCGTGGGCCTCACCGAAGCCAAGGCCAAGGCCGCAGGCTTCGAGGTCAAGGTGGGGCGCTTCCCGTTCCTGGCCAATGGCAAGGCCATTGCGCTGGGCGAAGACCAAGGTCTGGTGAAGACGGTATTCGACGCCAAGACCGGCCGCCTGCTGGGCGCCCATATGGTGGGTGCCGAAGTGACCGAACTGATCCAAGGGTTTGTGATCGCCATGGGGCTTGAGACCACCGAGGAAGAGCTGATGCACACCGTGTTCCCGCATCCGACTCTGTCCGAGATGATGCATGAAAGCGTGCTGGATGCTTACGGCCGTGTCATCCACATGTGA
- a CDS encoding GlsB/YeaQ/YmgE family stress response membrane protein has translation MDTKNVVIAIILGIIAGWLASWIVGGHGLVQYLISGVLGSFVGSFLLQKAGINLGIRNEIGRDIATATIGAVVVMIIARILS, from the coding sequence ATGGATACAAAGAACGTCGTCATCGCCATCATCCTCGGCATCATTGCCGGGTGGCTTGCCTCGTGGATCGTCGGCGGGCACGGGCTGGTGCAATATCTGATCAGCGGTGTGCTGGGCTCGTTTGTCGGCTCGTTCCTGCTGCAGAAGGCCGGCATCAATCTGGGCATCCGCAATGAAATCGGCCGTGACATCGCCACGGCCACCATTGGCGCTGTGGTCGTGATGATCATCGCGCGTATTCTGAGTTAG
- a CDS encoding GlsB/YeaQ/YmgE family stress response membrane protein, translated as MNNIMQLGGGLGFWGTILVGILAGWLAHTVMGGRGGIIWNLIIGVIGSWLGFFVAEKLNIHLGELFHGWFWGNLLVSAAGAIVLLFLLRLLRGR; from the coding sequence ATGAACAACATTATGCAACTGGGCGGCGGCCTGGGCTTTTGGGGCACCATTCTTGTCGGCATCCTGGCCGGCTGGCTGGCGCACACCGTCATGGGCGGCCGCGGCGGCATCATCTGGAACCTGATCATCGGTGTGATCGGTTCTTGGCTTGGCTTCTTTGTTGCAGAGAAACTGAATATCCATCTGGGCGAGCTTTTCCACGGCTGGTTCTGGGGCAATCTGCTCGTCTCGGCGGCGGGTGCGATTGTGCTGCTGTTCCTGCTGCGCTTGTTGCGCGGGCGCTGA
- a CDS encoding GlsB/YeaQ/YmgE family stress response membrane protein has product MDGYGILWSIVLGGIAGIIAEKVMSFNTGLILSIILGIVGAVVGNFVLGLLHISIGGGVIGTIIVAVLGACILIFLYRLINRR; this is encoded by the coding sequence ATGGACGGATATGGTATCCTCTGGTCGATCGTTCTGGGCGGCATTGCCGGCATCATCGCTGAAAAAGTGATGAGCTTTAACACCGGCCTGATCCTCTCGATCATCCTGGGCATTGTTGGCGCTGTCGTTGGCAATTTCGTGCTCGGCCTGCTGCATATTTCCATCGGCGGCGGCGTGATCGGCACGATCATCGTGGCGGTGCTGGGCGCCTGCATCCTGATCTTCCTGTACAGGCTGATCAACCGGCGCTGA
- the lipA gene encoding lipoyl synthase has protein sequence MATLIDITNQNRPRHPEKAHRPETPLLRKPDWIRVKAPGSPIYAETQKIVRDQKLVTVCEEAGCPNIGECWSKKHATFMIMGDTCTRACAFCNVKTGLPDALDLGEPERVADAIAQMGLHHAVITSVDRDDLADGGGEHFVRTIKAIRKASPLTTIEILTPDFLKKDGALERVVEAQPDVFNHNMETVPGLYLKIRPGARYFHSLRLLQRVKDLDKNMFTKSGIMVGLGETREQVMQVMDDMRSASIDFITIGQYLQPSRKHAAIDRFVTPEEFKGYETTAYAKGFLMVSSSPLTRSSHHAGEDFARLRAARLAR, from the coding sequence ATGGCCACACTGATCGACATAACAAATCAAAACCGGCCGAGGCACCCTGAAAAGGCGCACCGGCCGGAAACCCCGTTGTTGCGCAAGCCGGACTGGATCCGCGTCAAGGCGCCGGGCTCTCCCATCTATGCCGAGACCCAGAAGATCGTACGGGACCAGAAGCTGGTCACCGTCTGCGAGGAAGCAGGCTGCCCCAATATTGGTGAATGCTGGTCGAAGAAGCATGCCACCTTCATGATCATGGGCGACACCTGCACGCGGGCTTGCGCTTTCTGCAATGTGAAGACCGGTTTACCGGATGCGCTCGACCTGGGCGAGCCTGAGCGTGTCGCTGACGCCATTGCGCAGATGGGCCTGCATCATGCGGTGATCACATCGGTGGACCGCGATGATCTGGCTGACGGGGGGGGCGAACATTTCGTGCGCACCATCAAAGCCATCCGCAAAGCTTCGCCGCTGACCACGATCGAAATTCTCACGCCGGATTTCCTCAAGAAGGATGGCGCGCTTGAGCGCGTGGTGGAAGCGCAGCCTGATGTGTTCAATCACAATATGGAAACCGTGCCGGGCCTGTACCTCAAGATCCGCCCGGGTGCGCGTTACTTCCATTCGCTGCGTCTGCTGCAGCGGGTGAAGGATCTGGACAAGAACATGTTCACCAAGTCCGGCATCATGGTGGGCTTGGGTGAAACGCGCGAGCAAGTGATGCAGGTGATGGACGACATGCGGTCTGCGTCGATTGATTTCATCACCATCGGGCAATATCTGCAGCCATCGCGCAAGCACGCCGCGATTGACCGGTTCGTGACGCCTGAGGAATTCAAGGGTTACGAAACCACGGCCTATGCCAAGGGCTTTCTGATGGTTTCATCTTCGCCGCTGACGCGCTCGTCGCATCATGCGGGTGAGGATTTCGCGCGGCTGCGGGCGGCGCGGCTTGCCCGCTGA
- a CDS encoding type II toxin-antitoxin system RatA family toxin, protein MAKVSVQRIVPITMDQAFEIAADVASYKEFIPLVTRSTIRGTVNEEGQVKRFAADLMIAVEKLHLHEGFTSQVVTDAAHRTVVATSQDGPVKDLKAVWTMKPMNGGRSQVSIEIDYHFRNFLLQLAAGRLMDHAVAKVLHAFEERGRKLYPASALPNI, encoded by the coding sequence ATGGCGAAAGTTTCCGTCCAGCGCATCGTGCCGATTACCATGGATCAGGCGTTCGAGATTGCCGCTGACGTGGCTTCCTACAAGGAATTCATCCCGCTGGTCACGCGTTCCACTATTCGCGGTACTGTGAATGAGGAGGGGCAGGTGAAGCGCTTCGCCGCTGATCTGATGATCGCGGTGGAGAAGTTGCATTTGCACGAAGGTTTCACCAGCCAGGTTGTGACTGATGCTGCGCACCGCACTGTGGTGGCCACTTCGCAGGATGGGCCAGTGAAAGACCTGAAGGCCGTGTGGACGATGAAGCCGATGAATGGCGGGCGTTCACAGGTCTCCATCGAGATCGACTATCACTTCCGCAATTTCCTGCTGCAGCTGGCGGCCGGGCGATTGATGGATCATGCGGTGGCGAAAGTGTTGCACGCGTTTGAAGAACGTGGCCGCAAACTTTATCCGGCGAGTGCTTTGCCCAACATCTGA
- a CDS encoding CinA family protein — MKAAELVAELIKYKAVVATAESCTGGMVAAAITDIAGSSAIFDRAFVTYSNEAKNEMIGVPTELITAHGAVSEDVARAMAKGALAHSNATLAVAITGIAGPSGGSAEKPVGLVHFACASKAGYERHERQVFPGDRAAIRLAARNFALQMLGKALAG, encoded by the coding sequence ATGAAGGCCGCTGAACTCGTCGCCGAACTCATCAAGTACAAGGCAGTCGTTGCCACCGCAGAAAGCTGCACCGGCGGCATGGTGGCCGCAGCCATCACTGACATTGCCGGCTCCTCCGCGATTTTTGACCGCGCCTTCGTGACGTATTCCAATGAAGCCAAGAACGAGATGATCGGCGTGCCCACTGAACTGATCACTGCGCATGGTGCCGTGAGCGAGGACGTCGCCCGCGCCATGGCCAAAGGCGCGCTGGCGCATTCGAACGCCACGTTAGCCGTCGCCATCACTGGGATCGCAGGACCATCAGGTGGCAGTGCAGAAAAGCCAGTGGGCCTTGTGCATTTTGCCTGTGCGTCAAAGGCCGGTTACGAGCGCCATGAGCGCCAGGTGTTTCCCGGTGACCGCGCCGCGATCCGTCTGGCAGCGCGCAATTTCGCGCTTCAGATGTTGGGCAAAGCACTCGCCGGATAA
- a CDS encoding bifunctional 2-C-methyl-D-erythritol 4-phosphate cytidylyltransferase/2-C-methyl-D-erythritol 2,4-cyclodiphosphate synthase, giving the protein MPKQYQLIGGKPVLRLTLEAFATHPLITKTITVIGEGHDDLFSRASQGLSAAVRGGSSRQESCRLGIEACVGDAPDLILIHDAARPFVSHTLISAVIAKLGTAEAVIPALPVADTIKEVKDGVIGRTLDRSALYHVQTPQGFHYAKIRAAHERAAKAGENQLTDDAAVAEAAGMKVHIVPGDPRNRKLTTAEDIAAANRELDNSMDKPDIRVGSGMDFHVFEVGNAVWLCGVEVPHSHKLKGHSDADVALHALTDALLGTIGEGDIGTHFPPSDPQWKNAKSAIFVAKARALLEAKGGVIANVDITILAEAPKISPHIPAMKAALVQMLGISADRIAIKATTTEKMGAIGRKEGMAAMATATVRLP; this is encoded by the coding sequence ATACCCAAGCAATATCAGTTGATTGGCGGAAAGCCCGTGCTGCGCCTCACGCTGGAAGCGTTTGCCACACATCCCCTCATAACGAAAACAATAACGGTGATAGGCGAAGGCCATGACGATCTGTTTTCAAGAGCTTCTCAAGGCCTTTCAGCCGCAGTTCGGGGTGGGTCATCCCGGCAGGAATCCTGTCGCTTGGGCATCGAAGCCTGCGTAGGCGACGCGCCTGATTTGATTTTGATCCATGATGCAGCGAGACCCTTCGTGTCGCACACTCTCATCAGCGCGGTTATTGCCAAGCTGGGAACGGCGGAAGCAGTTATCCCCGCTCTTCCGGTAGCGGATACGATCAAGGAAGTGAAAGATGGCGTGATCGGGCGCACGCTAGACCGGTCCGCACTCTACCATGTGCAGACACCGCAGGGATTCCACTATGCCAAGATTCGCGCGGCGCATGAACGCGCGGCGAAGGCAGGCGAGAACCAATTGACCGATGATGCAGCAGTGGCAGAAGCTGCCGGAATGAAAGTGCATATCGTTCCGGGTGATCCGCGCAACCGCAAGCTCACCACCGCGGAAGACATCGCCGCAGCAAACCGCGAATTAGATAATAGCATGGACAAGCCGGATATCAGAGTTGGCAGCGGCATGGACTTCCATGTGTTCGAAGTGGGCAATGCTGTCTGGCTCTGTGGCGTGGAAGTGCCGCACAGTCACAAGCTCAAAGGTCACTCAGACGCCGATGTAGCGCTGCATGCACTGACCGATGCTTTGCTCGGCACGATTGGTGAAGGCGATATCGGCACGCATTTTCCACCTTCTGATCCGCAGTGGAAGAACGCGAAATCGGCAATCTTCGTGGCCAAGGCCAGGGCATTGCTGGAAGCCAAGGGCGGCGTGATCGCCAATGTCGATATCACCATCCTTGCCGAAGCCCCCAAGATCAGCCCGCATATCCCGGCGATGAAAGCGGCCCTCGTGCAGATGCTGGGCATCAGCGCAGACCGCATCGCCATCAAGGCCACCACTACCGAGAAGATGGGTGCCATCGGCCGCAAAGAAGGCATGGCGGCGATGGCCACCGCCACGGTGAGGTTGCCATGA
- the dusB gene encoding tRNA dihydrouridine synthase DusB yields MGIQIGKVTTRNNVFLAPMSGVTDEPFRKVAHDTGAGLVVSEMVASDALVQERRDMVRRARGAKQLQPFAMQLAGREAKWMSEGAKVAQDMGADIIDINMGCPARQVTGGLSGSALMRDLGHAVTLIEATVAAVKVPVTLKMRLGWDDGMRNAPELARYAEASGIAMVTVHGRTRCQFYKGKADWNAILAVRDAIKIPLVANGDCNTADDARAMLAASGADAVMVGRGAYGRPWLPGQIAEALERGTGGKPLGLSQELALLLRQQDETLALYGATLGNKIFRKHLSWTVTRLEERELISDEAAASHRTALLGETDNAAVTRLLRSIYSDFPQERLVA; encoded by the coding sequence ATGGGCATTCAAATCGGAAAGGTTACGACGCGCAACAACGTGTTCCTGGCACCCATGTCAGGTGTTACCGATGAGCCGTTCCGCAAAGTGGCTCATGATACGGGTGCCGGGCTGGTCGTTTCCGAGATGGTTGCCTCCGATGCCCTCGTGCAGGAACGGCGCGACATGGTGCGCCGCGCGCGCGGTGCCAAGCAGCTCCAGCCGTTTGCGATGCAGCTCGCCGGGCGCGAGGCCAAATGGATGTCCGAAGGTGCCAAGGTGGCGCAGGACATGGGTGCCGATATTATCGACATCAATATGGGTTGCCCCGCCCGGCAGGTGACGGGTGGCCTATCAGGTTCTGCGCTGATGCGCGATCTGGGTCATGCGGTCACACTGATTGAAGCGACGGTGGCCGCTGTGAAAGTGCCGGTCACGCTGAAGATGCGTCTGGGCTGGGATGACGGCATGCGCAATGCACCAGAGCTTGCGCGCTATGCGGAAGCTTCTGGGATTGCCATGGTCACCGTTCATGGCCGTACGCGCTGTCAATTTTATAAAGGCAAGGCCGACTGGAACGCTATTCTAGCGGTGCGAGATGCCATCAAGATTCCCTTGGTTGCCAATGGCGATTGCAATACCGCCGACGATGCCCGCGCGATGCTTGCCGCTTCGGGCGCTGATGCCGTCATGGTGGGGCGTGGCGCCTATGGTCGGCCATGGCTGCCGGGGCAGATCGCAGAAGCATTGGAACGTGGCACAGGTGGCAAACCCTTGGGGTTGAGCCAGGAACTCGCCTTGTTGTTGCGCCAGCAGGACGAGACACTCGCGCTCTATGGTGCAACCTTAGGCAACAAGATTTTCCGCAAACATTTGAGCTGGACAGTGACTCGCTTGGAAGAGCGGGAATTGATCTCCGATGAAGCTGCTGCCAGCCATCGCACTGCGCTGCTGGGCGAGACTGACAATGCGGCTGTGACCCGACTCTTGCGCTCCATCTATTCCGACTTCCCGCAGGAGCGGCTGGTCGCATGA
- a CDS encoding two-component system sensor histidine kinase NtrB: MIADEQLARSILEALPNPLLLVDGKNRIAMVNSACEDFFQASATMLRKNTAEDLFPFSSPALEAIARARDEGGVINEYATSIGTPRFGGERIVDVQTTGLGDMPGTVLIIILRQSMAQKFDFQLSHRGAARSVSGMAAMLAHEIKNPLFGIRGAAQLLEPTVGPQDRSLTRLICDETDRIRNLVDQMEVFSDERPLERQPVNIHVVLDRVRQIILAANPNGVTLTENYDPSLPPVSGNHDQLVQVFLNLAKNAVEAMNSDQGGKLEFTTAFRPGVKLAVPGSSERVSLPLEVCVNDDGPGVEEELRPFIFDPFITSKAQGKGLGLALVAKIVRDHGGVVECIGRERGATFRVLLPLEKRVEKAD; this comes from the coding sequence ATGATCGCTGATGAGCAACTGGCGCGTTCCATTCTGGAAGCGCTTCCCAATCCGCTGTTGTTAGTAGACGGCAAGAACCGCATCGCGATGGTGAATTCAGCCTGTGAGGATTTCTTCCAGGCCAGCGCCACCATGCTGCGCAAGAATACTGCTGAAGACCTGTTCCCTTTTTCCAGCCCGGCGCTGGAGGCGATTGCGCGGGCCCGCGATGAGGGCGGCGTGATTAACGAATATGCCACTTCGATTGGCACGCCACGCTTTGGCGGCGAGCGCATTGTGGATGTGCAGACCACCGGGCTGGGCGACATGCCGGGCACCGTGTTGATCATCATATTGCGCCAATCGATGGCGCAGAAATTTGATTTCCAGCTCTCGCACCGGGGGGCCGCGCGGTCTGTTTCTGGCATGGCAGCGATGCTGGCCCATGAAATCAAGAATCCGCTTTTTGGCATCAGGGGTGCAGCGCAATTGCTGGAGCCTACCGTTGGCCCACAGGACCGCTCACTCACCCGGCTGATTTGCGACGAGACTGACCGCATCCGCAACTTGGTGGACCAGATGGAAGTGTTCTCTGATGAACGGCCACTGGAGCGCCAACCGGTCAACATCCACGTAGTGCTGGATAGGGTGCGCCAGATCATTCTGGCGGCCAATCCCAACGGTGTCACCCTTACAGAGAATTACGATCCTTCGCTGCCGCCGGTTTCCGGCAACCACGACCAACTGGTGCAGGTATTTCTCAACCTCGCCAAGAACGCGGTTGAAGCGATGAATTCTGATCAGGGCGGCAAGCTTGAATTCACCACCGCCTTCCGTCCCGGCGTGAAGCTTGCTGTGCCGGGCTCAAGCGAGCGCGTTTCGCTGCCGCTGGAAGTCTGCGTGAATGACGACGGCCCCGGTGTGGAAGAAGAACTGCGCCCCTTCATCTTTGATCCCTTCATCACATCGAAGGCGCAAGGCAAAGGTCTGGGGCTTGCTCTGGTGGCCAAAATTGTGCGCGATCATGGCGGTGTGGTCGAATGTATCGGGCGTGAACGCGGGGCCACGTTCCGCGTTCTTTTGCCTCTCGAAAAACGTGTTGAAAAGGCTGATTGA